The DNA region TTGATTTGGTTCTCAAGTTCATTTAGTTGCTTATCCAATGTTTTCACTGCTTCTGTTACAATCTTCTCTGGTGGAAGTGCGCCGGTGGATTCGAGGCTGAATATGAAGTTGTTTTCTTCCCAGCCAACTTTTATCGCTTTAGGATTTTGTGGGCAAGCCTCTACACAGTCTTGGCAGAGGGTGCAAGCCATTAAATCGTGAATTTTTATTTTATCATCGGTTTTGGCAAGGACTTTTCTTGGGCAGATTTCCACGCATTTTCCGCAAGCATCGCAATTTTTGCTGGAAATTTCTATTTTGGGATAATACTTGTATGCGCACATGGAAACTGGTTGCCATTTTGCGTGGTTTTTTCCTTTTCCAAGTCTTGCATAAGCCTCAAGTCTTAGCTTCTGTCCTTTTGCAAGTTTTATTATTGGAATATTTCCACTTACTGGGGTTACGTTGGGGTTTTCTGAGACTAACTCGCCGGAATAAACTGTTCTTGTTCCTTCTTTTGCTTCTGCATCTAATGTGAAAGTGACTCTGCAGAGGTTGCATCCAAATTCGCTTTTGCAGGGGCATTCTTCGGGTAGGTTGTAGCTGTCCAAGTCGGTCTTAAGCGGTATGAGTCCAATCCTGTGGGCTATTGTTTCGTCTTGTAATATGGAAGAATTTTCAAGGATTACAACTTCGTCAACAGCCATGGATGGGACTTCTGCAATTACTATTCTTCGTAAAGCATTCATGAATGGCACGTCTGCTCCGCGAATGAGTAGACGCATGTTTTTATCGTCTTTTTCAAGCACTTCTATTTCCACTTATTTGAACACTCCGTGATGAATATGATAACTGC from Candidatus Bathyarchaeota archaeon A05DMB-5 includes:
- a CDS encoding DNA-directed RNA polymerase subunit D; amino-acid sequence: MEIEVLEKDDKNMRLLIRGADVPFMNALRRIVIAEVPSMAVDEVVILENSSILQDETIAHRIGLIPLKTDLDSYNLPEECPCKSEFGCNLCRVTFTLDAEAKEGTRTVYSGELVSENPNVTPVSGNIPIIKLAKGQKLRLEAYARLGKGKNHAKWQPVSMCAYKYYPKIEISSKNCDACGKCVEICPRKVLAKTDDKIKIHDLMACTLCQDCVEACPQNPKAIKVGWEENNFIFSLESTGALPPEKIVTEAVKTLDKQLNELENQIKVKKDEEN